The Carboxydocella sporoproducens DSM 16521 genome has a segment encoding these proteins:
- a CDS encoding phosphatase encodes MRWLVDLHCHSVASGHAYSTVQEMARAAADKGLKMFALTDHGPAMPGGPHLYHFGNLRVLPETIYGVRVLKGVEANIIGLDGTLDLPDQYLAKLEIVLAGFHTYCFPADQGIVTNTDAMLKAMAHPLVDVIVHPGNPEFQIDPEVIVQGAKHYGKAIEINNSSLGGSRKGSATNCAAIARLAAEYGVLISLGSDSHYADWVGELTAAWDLCQRQGVKEEQILNRSPETVLAYLEQRRRTGTCK; translated from the coding sequence ATGCGTTGGTTGGTGGATTTACATTGCCATAGTGTTGCCAGTGGCCATGCTTACAGCACCGTGCAGGAAATGGCCAGGGCAGCTGCTGACAAGGGGTTGAAAATGTTTGCTTTGACCGATCATGGTCCAGCCATGCCGGGGGGGCCCCATCTTTATCATTTCGGTAACCTGCGGGTATTGCCGGAAACCATTTACGGGGTGAGAGTATTAAAAGGTGTGGAGGCTAACATTATCGGGCTGGATGGGACCCTGGACCTGCCAGACCAGTATCTGGCCAAACTGGAGATTGTGCTGGCCGGTTTTCATACCTACTGTTTTCCTGCTGACCAGGGAATTGTGACCAATACTGACGCCATGCTGAAAGCTATGGCCCACCCCCTGGTGGATGTGATTGTTCATCCGGGCAATCCCGAATTTCAGATCGACCCGGAAGTGATTGTCCAGGGGGCCAAACATTACGGGAAGGCGATTGAAATCAACAACAGCTCCCTGGGCGGCAGCCGCAAAGGCAGTGCTACCAATTGTGCCGCGATTGCCCGTCTGGCGGCGGAATACGGGGTGTTGATCAGTCTGGGCAGTGACAGCCACTATGCCGACTGGGTGGGTGAACTGACCGCTGCCTGGGATTTGTGCCAGCGGCAGGGAGTAAAAGAGGAGCAAATCCTCAATCGCTCTCCGGAAACGGTGCTGGCTTATCTGGAACAAAGGAGGAGAACGGGGACATGCAAGTAA
- a CDS encoding amylo-alpha-1,6-glucosidase, producing the protein MLHFPKSQLADLDQALNKEWLVTNGLGGFAASTITGCNTRRYHGLLIASLNPPTQRLLLLSKLEEKVIWRGKEYLLGVNETTGGFYPQGQNYLLQFSREPLPRFLYAIEDLLLEKIVFMIHGQNTTVVRYRVWNGSGEKVEIRITPLVNCRDYHGNVRRCPWPWQREDGPEQVRLQAWPEAPALYLRGQNCRWQAGPGYWFENMVYRIEQERGLESVEDHYMPGEFIAQLDGDGELAILASVEPIAEMPSARLLQVREEKRLAALLEQAGYQHPMLNALVLAADQFIVRRASTGTATVIAGYPWFTDWGRDTMIALPGLTLVTRRFEVARELLQTFARYLEEGLIPNRFPDGGERPDYNTVDASLWYFQAVFKYLEYTGDYSFVYKEIYPVLREILAWHQRGTRYNIKMDEDGLLTAGSRGTQLTWMDAKVGDWVVTPREGKAVEINALWYNALKIAAELARRQGESARELEELARLAASSFNAKFWYAEGGYLYDVIDPAGNPDPALRPNQILAVSLPHQLLDPIRQKLVVRAVWRALYTPYGLRSLAADHPRYQSTYIGDRWKRDGAYHQGTAWSWLIGPFLTALRKVHNYDASSREIAEKLLEPFRGHLFEAGVGTISEIFDGDHPHTPRGCFAQAWGVAEVLRAWVEEIMQR; encoded by the coding sequence ATGCTCCATTTTCCCAAAAGCCAGCTGGCTGATTTAGACCAGGCTCTAAATAAGGAATGGCTGGTGACCAATGGTCTGGGCGGTTTTGCGGCTTCCACTATTACAGGCTGCAATACCAGGCGCTATCATGGATTATTAATCGCTTCCCTTAATCCCCCCACCCAGCGCCTGCTGCTGTTGAGCAAGCTGGAGGAAAAGGTGATCTGGCGGGGTAAGGAGTACCTGCTTGGGGTCAATGAGACGACGGGAGGTTTTTATCCCCAGGGGCAAAACTATTTGTTGCAGTTCAGCCGGGAACCATTGCCCCGTTTCCTCTATGCCATTGAGGACCTGTTGCTGGAGAAAATCGTCTTTATGATCCATGGTCAGAATACCACTGTTGTTCGCTATCGGGTCTGGAATGGGAGCGGGGAAAAGGTAGAAATACGGATAACCCCCTTAGTCAATTGCCGGGACTATCATGGGAATGTGCGGCGCTGTCCCTGGCCCTGGCAGCGGGAAGATGGGCCGGAACAGGTCAGGTTACAGGCCTGGCCGGAGGCTCCTGCCCTTTATCTGCGCGGACAAAACTGTCGCTGGCAAGCCGGTCCGGGCTACTGGTTCGAGAATATGGTCTACCGCATAGAGCAGGAACGGGGGCTGGAATCTGTTGAAGACCACTACATGCCAGGGGAGTTTATAGCTCAGCTGGACGGAGATGGAGAATTGGCCATTCTGGCTTCAGTCGAACCGATAGCTGAAATGCCTTCCGCCCGCCTGTTACAGGTTCGGGAAGAAAAGCGGCTTGCCGCCCTCCTGGAACAGGCAGGCTATCAGCATCCAATGCTTAATGCCCTTGTGCTGGCGGCAGACCAGTTTATTGTCCGCCGGGCCAGCACCGGCACGGCCACTGTGATTGCCGGCTATCCCTGGTTTACCGACTGGGGCAGGGATACTATGATCGCCCTGCCGGGCTTGACCCTGGTCACCAGGCGCTTTGAAGTAGCCAGGGAATTGTTGCAGACATTTGCCCGCTATTTGGAGGAAGGGCTGATCCCCAATCGTTTTCCTGATGGCGGGGAACGGCCGGATTATAATACGGTGGATGCGTCTCTCTGGTATTTCCAGGCAGTTTTTAAATATCTGGAATATACTGGTGACTATTCTTTTGTTTACAAGGAAATTTACCCCGTTTTACGGGAAATTCTGGCTTGGCATCAACGAGGAACCAGGTATAATATTAAAATGGATGAGGACGGCTTGTTGACTGCCGGCAGTCGTGGCACCCAGTTAACCTGGATGGATGCCAAAGTCGGGGACTGGGTGGTAACCCCCCGGGAGGGCAAAGCGGTGGAAATCAATGCTCTCTGGTATAATGCCCTCAAGATTGCGGCGGAGCTGGCTCGCAGGCAAGGAGAAAGCGCCAGGGAGCTGGAGGAATTGGCCAGGTTAGCTGCCAGCAGTTTTAATGCGAAATTCTGGTATGCCGAGGGCGGCTATTTGTATGATGTGATTGATCCCGCAGGCAACCCTGATCCAGCCTTGCGGCCCAATCAGATCCTGGCGGTAAGTTTACCCCATCAATTGCTGGATCCTATTCGCCAGAAACTGGTGGTGCGGGCGGTTTGGCGGGCCTTGTATACCCCTTACGGGCTGCGCAGCCTGGCGGCAGATCATCCCCGGTATCAGAGTACATACATCGGTGACCGCTGGAAAAGGGATGGAGCCTATCACCAGGGAACGGCCTGGAGCTGGTTGATTGGCCCTTTTTTGACAGCGCTGCGAAAAGTGCACAACTATGATGCCAGCAGCCGGGAAATAGCTGAAAAATTGCTGGAGCCCTTCCGGGGCCATCTATTCGAAGCAGGTGTTGGTACCATTTCCGAAATTTTTGATGGTGACCATCCCCACACTCCCCGGGGTTGTTTTGCCCAGGCCTGGGGAGTAGCGGAAGTGCTGCGGGCATGGGTGGAAGAGATCATGCAGAGATAG
- a CDS encoding glycoside hydrolase family 15 protein, which produces MERKPYLMSAVIGNSRLLASLGKRAELERLFWPRIDTPQNIGRNWLGLAIDGQPRTSWFHEDQWQSHQYYLPDSAVLVTVLQGSENSIKAEITDFAVPGRDLLVRHLQVTNTGAADQRLRLLLFSQLQIGEYGRYHTTIFRPQAEALWQFKQNYHFLWAADRPAQQFQCGGAMMNADNGQLSPVMHAMATDGAMAWDLGLLAPGHSNAITIFLSLGPSYELALAQLEKAREEGYAALLAATRSYWKGYLAQAKPVQTGDERLDALYRRSLIVFSLMTDAEHGSMIAAPEFDEDFTRCGGYAYCWGRDAAFITYAIDRAGYKEAAARFYRWAAKAQNADGSWEQRYYLDGAIAPNWGLQIDETGSVLWGMWQHYALYRERAFLAEMWPSFKKGAEFLINFRDAETGLPQPSFDLWEERCGEHTYSAVAVWAGLMAAADAATTLGYQEEAERWRQAAEELGQRIQEKLWHPGYNRFLRGVKLCVNREEYQWRTGQGEKGVILPGERGQMIYCLQEDAVVDVSLLGLTVPFAFLPPDDPRVEATAQAVEQFLTSPRVGGIKRYENDHYIGGNPWILCTLWLAQYHGARGNYQRAKELLYWAVDHQTATGLLPEQVDRETGQPAWVVPLTWSHAMLVLTVLDLLEKGQF; this is translated from the coding sequence ATGGAAAGGAAACCCTATTTGATGAGTGCTGTAATCGGGAATTCCCGTTTGCTTGCTTCTCTGGGCAAGCGGGCGGAACTGGAGCGCCTGTTCTGGCCCCGTATCGATACACCCCAGAATATTGGCCGCAACTGGCTGGGGCTGGCTATCGATGGCCAGCCCCGGACTAGCTGGTTCCATGAAGACCAGTGGCAGAGCCACCAGTATTATCTGCCGGACAGTGCAGTCCTGGTCACCGTCTTGCAGGGGAGCGAGAATAGCATCAAGGCCGAAATTACTGATTTTGCTGTCCCAGGCCGGGATTTGCTGGTGCGCCATCTTCAGGTCACTAATACCGGTGCAGCAGATCAGCGCTTGCGCTTGCTGCTGTTTTCTCAGCTGCAAATCGGGGAATATGGGCGTTACCATACCACCATTTTCCGCCCGCAAGCGGAAGCGCTCTGGCAGTTCAAGCAAAATTACCATTTTCTCTGGGCAGCAGACCGGCCAGCTCAGCAATTCCAGTGCGGTGGCGCTATGATGAATGCCGACAATGGCCAGCTCTCACCTGTTATGCATGCCATGGCGACCGATGGGGCGATGGCCTGGGATCTGGGGCTTTTGGCCCCCGGGCATAGTAATGCCATAACGATTTTCCTTTCCCTGGGGCCTTCCTATGAGCTGGCTTTAGCTCAGCTGGAAAAGGCACGGGAAGAAGGCTATGCAGCTTTGCTGGCTGCTACCCGCAGCTACTGGAAAGGATATTTGGCCCAGGCTAAACCGGTGCAGACAGGGGATGAGCGTCTGGATGCCCTCTATCGCCGTTCCCTGATAGTTTTTTCCCTGATGACTGATGCGGAACATGGTAGCATGATCGCTGCTCCTGAATTTGATGAGGATTTTACCCGCTGTGGCGGTTATGCCTATTGCTGGGGCCGGGATGCTGCCTTTATCACTTATGCCATCGACCGGGCCGGTTATAAGGAAGCTGCCGCCCGTTTTTACCGCTGGGCAGCAAAGGCCCAGAATGCAGATGGTTCCTGGGAGCAGCGCTATTACCTGGATGGAGCGATTGCACCAAACTGGGGTCTTCAGATCGATGAAACCGGCTCGGTACTTTGGGGCATGTGGCAGCATTATGCTCTTTACCGGGAACGGGCCTTTCTGGCAGAAATGTGGCCCTCATTCAAGAAAGGGGCGGAGTTCCTGATAAACTTCAGGGATGCAGAAACCGGTCTGCCGCAACCCAGTTTTGATCTCTGGGAAGAACGCTGTGGGGAACACACCTATTCGGCGGTAGCAGTCTGGGCTGGTTTAATGGCCGCTGCTGATGCTGCAACTACTCTGGGCTATCAGGAGGAAGCGGAACGCTGGAGACAGGCAGCAGAGGAACTGGGCCAGCGGATTCAGGAAAAGCTCTGGCATCCCGGCTATAACCGCTTTTTGCGGGGAGTCAAGCTCTGTGTCAACCGGGAAGAGTATCAATGGCGCACTGGCCAGGGAGAAAAGGGAGTTATCCTGCCAGGAGAGCGGGGACAGATGATTTACTGCCTGCAGGAAGATGCGGTGGTGGATGTCTCTTTACTGGGGTTGACAGTTCCCTTTGCCTTCCTGCCACCGGATGATCCCCGCGTGGAAGCCACGGCGCAAGCAGTGGAGCAATTCCTGACCTCACCCCGGGTGGGAGGAATCAAGCGTTACGAGAATGACCATTATATCGGGGGGAATCCCTGGATTCTCTGCACCCTCTGGCTGGCCCAGTATCATGGGGCCCGGGGCAATTACCAGCGGGCCAAAGAGCTGCTGTACTGGGCTGTTGACCACCAGACTGCTACCGGCTTGTTGCCGGAACAGGTGGATCGGGAAACTGGTCAGCCAGCCTGGGTAGTACCCCTGACCTGGTCCCATGCCATGCTGGTCTTAACGGTGCTGGATCTGCTGGAAAAAGGTCAGTTTTAG
- a CDS encoding sugar ABC transporter permease, whose translation MKKKTAKRWVDLLVHIILALASIISVFPVVWVLSTSFKPESEVFSNVIRFIPEHPTLDNYRYILTFKNHIFLTWLVNSALIAFLTTLVGVFLAATAAYAFSRFEFLGKQTGLFSFLVAQMFPGSLLIVPLYNIIKSYGLLNSYTGLVLAYSTVSLPFCVWMLKGFFDTIPVELEEAARVDGLTPFGTFWRIVLPLSLPGLAVTAFYSFVTAWNEFMYALTFMNREELYTLPVGLRTFVNEFNTDWHYMSAGAILITVPVVIFFFWAQKYLISGLTAGGTKG comes from the coding sequence ATGAAGAAAAAAACAGCAAAACGCTGGGTTGATTTGCTGGTACACATAATTCTGGCTCTGGCCTCCATAATTTCTGTCTTTCCGGTGGTATGGGTGCTTTCTACCTCCTTCAAACCGGAAAGCGAAGTTTTCAGCAATGTTATTCGCTTTATACCCGAACATCCCACTCTGGACAATTACCGGTACATTTTAACTTTCAAAAATCATATCTTTTTGACCTGGCTGGTCAACTCGGCGCTGATCGCTTTTCTTACCACCCTGGTCGGAGTGTTCCTGGCTGCAACTGCCGCCTATGCCTTCAGCCGCTTTGAATTTCTGGGTAAACAAACCGGGCTTTTTTCTTTCCTGGTTGCGCAAATGTTTCCCGGTTCCCTGTTGATTGTGCCATTATATAATATTATTAAATCCTATGGGCTCTTAAATAGCTATACCGGTCTGGTGCTGGCTTATTCTACCGTCAGCCTGCCCTTTTGTGTCTGGATGTTAAAAGGATTTTTTGATACAATTCCGGTGGAGCTGGAAGAAGCGGCTCGGGTAGACGGTCTGACTCCTTTCGGTACTTTCTGGCGGATTGTACTGCCCTTATCTCTGCCGGGCCTGGCAGTAACAGCCTTTTATTCCTTTGTAACAGCCTGGAATGAGTTTATGTATGCCCTGACTTTCATGAACAGGGAAGAACTCTACACTTTACCTGTTGGTTTAAGGACTTTTGTCAATGAATTCAATACTGACTGGCATTATATGTCGGCAGGAGCTATTCTGATTACCGTGCCAGTAGTGATCTTCTTTTTCTGGGCCCAAAAATACCTTATTTCCGGTCTGACTGCCGGTGGAACCAAAGGTTAA
- a CDS encoding carbohydrate ABC transporter permease, with the protein MNKKLSQSWLAYLFLTPALLAMAVLVFYPLILGISYSFTDMNQYNMGNQFVAPSWKWVGLANYRKLLGNLNSEFWDVALNTLIWTFTNVFFHFVIGLFLALLLNRKLKGRAIYRMLMLIPWAVPSFVSAFSWKWMFNAEYGIINLMLGKLGIEPIAWLSNKWTAMFAVIITNIWLGVPFMMVTLLGGLQSIPRELYEAAEVDGASKWQQFLNITLPLLKPVAFTATLLGVIWTFNMFNVIYLITGGGPYKQTEILVTYAYREAFMNWNFGISATYGVIILSFLLAFSFFYNRLLKNAGEKVY; encoded by the coding sequence ATGAATAAAAAGCTGAGCCAGAGCTGGCTGGCCTATCTGTTTCTGACCCCGGCTCTACTGGCCATGGCTGTACTGGTCTTTTATCCCTTGATTCTGGGTATATCCTATAGTTTCACTGATATGAATCAGTATAACATGGGCAACCAGTTTGTCGCCCCTTCATGGAAATGGGTGGGGCTGGCCAATTATCGCAAACTTCTGGGCAATTTGAACTCCGAGTTCTGGGATGTAGCTCTTAACACTCTTATCTGGACCTTTACCAATGTTTTTTTCCATTTTGTCATAGGTCTGTTTCTGGCTTTGCTGCTCAATCGCAAGCTCAAGGGCAGAGCTATTTACCGCATGTTAATGCTTATTCCCTGGGCGGTGCCCTCTTTTGTATCCGCCTTTTCCTGGAAATGGATGTTTAATGCCGAGTACGGTATAATAAACCTGATGCTGGGTAAATTGGGAATTGAACCGATCGCCTGGCTTTCCAACAAGTGGACAGCCATGTTTGCGGTAATTATCACCAATATCTGGCTGGGCGTCCCCTTTATGATGGTAACCCTGCTGGGGGGCTTACAGTCCATACCCAGAGAACTATATGAAGCGGCAGAGGTGGATGGCGCTTCCAAATGGCAGCAATTCCTGAATATCACTTTACCCCTGTTGAAACCGGTAGCATTTACTGCTACGCTGCTGGGGGTCATCTGGACCTTCAATATGTTTAATGTTATTTATTTAATAACCGGTGGCGGCCCCTACAAACAGACGGAGATTTTAGTTACCTATGCTTATCGGGAAGCATTTATGAACTGGAATTTCGGGATTTCGGCAACTTATGGTGTGATAATCCTGAGCTTTTTGCTGGCTTTCAGCTTTTTCTACAATCGCCTGCTCAAGAATGCGGGAGAGAAGGTGTACTGA
- a CDS encoding extracellular solute-binding protein — MKGIVKSLSLGLATVLLASSFVTGCAKNEEPRTGNKPGGEKVTISFWHTFNQEETQTINEIVKEFEAQNPDIKVDMQAVPFADAQNKFKVAAQAGNAPDVFRAEIAWTPEFAALGYLAPIDDLIKPEDKADYLEAPFNYNVYNGKIWGVPQVTDALALLYNKRMLKEAGVEPPKTMDELVKVAQKLTDKQKGRYGFFYRGDAYWYQPFMWAFGGGLIDSKDKTILVNTPGAVKGLQFMIDLRDKYGVVPKEIDFANDYDNMQVGFKTGKYAMILNGPWATSDLLSGPEFKDPDNLGIAPIPVGPEGKTGSPVGGHNYVISANTKNREAAYKFIEFINSREAQAKFAVKNNLLPTRKSAYELPEVKNNRIVSDFKAVIEKATNRPVIPEGGQIYTDFTPNYQAALKGQKTPQQALDDVAAAWKKLLNK; from the coding sequence ATGAAGGGAATTGTGAAAAGCCTTAGTTTAGGACTGGCTACTGTATTGCTGGCATCCAGTTTTGTCACTGGCTGTGCCAAAAACGAAGAGCCCAGGACCGGGAATAAGCCGGGTGGAGAAAAAGTTACCATCAGTTTCTGGCATACTTTTAACCAGGAAGAAACCCAGACTATTAATGAAATCGTGAAGGAATTCGAGGCCCAAAACCCGGATATCAAGGTGGACATGCAAGCTGTTCCCTTTGCGGATGCGCAGAACAAATTTAAAGTGGCGGCCCAGGCAGGGAATGCTCCCGATGTTTTCCGGGCTGAAATAGCCTGGACACCTGAATTTGCCGCTCTCGGCTATCTTGCTCCTATTGATGATTTAATCAAGCCTGAAGATAAGGCAGATTACCTGGAAGCGCCTTTCAACTACAATGTATATAATGGCAAAATATGGGGTGTACCCCAGGTAACCGATGCCCTGGCGCTGCTCTACAATAAACGCATGTTGAAGGAAGCCGGGGTTGAACCGCCGAAAACAATGGACGAGCTGGTTAAAGTGGCTCAAAAACTGACCGACAAGCAGAAAGGGCGTTATGGCTTTTTCTATCGCGGAGATGCTTACTGGTATCAGCCCTTCATGTGGGCCTTTGGTGGTGGGCTGATCGATTCTAAGGACAAAACCATTCTGGTCAATACTCCCGGGGCAGTTAAAGGCTTGCAGTTTATGATTGATTTACGGGATAAATACGGGGTAGTTCCCAAAGAAATCGATTTTGCCAACGACTATGACAATATGCAGGTGGGCTTTAAAACCGGTAAATATGCTATGATTTTAAATGGTCCCTGGGCAACTTCCGATCTCCTCAGCGGTCCTGAATTCAAGGATCCTGATAACCTGGGCATTGCGCCCATCCCTGTCGGTCCAGAAGGTAAAACCGGTTCTCCTGTCGGTGGACATAACTATGTGATTTCTGCTAATACCAAAAACCGGGAAGCAGCGTATAAATTTATCGAATTTATCAACTCCAGGGAAGCTCAGGCTAAATTCGCTGTTAAAAATAATCTGTTGCCTACCAGGAAATCCGCTTATGAATTGCCGGAAGTCAAGAACAACCGGATTGTTTCTGATTTTAAAGCAGTGATTGAAAAAGCTACCAACCGGCCGGTAATTCCTGAAGGCGGTCAAATCTATACTGACTTTACTCCCAATTATCAGGCCGCATTGAAAGGACAAAAGACTCCACAACAGGCCCTGGATGATGTAGCAGCCGCCTGGAAGAAATTGCTGAACAAGTAG
- a CDS encoding ABC transporter ATP-binding protein, with translation MAQVILRNVYKRYGEVEVVSNFNLEIKDQEFVVFVGPSGCGKSTTLRMIAGLEDISAGELYIGDRLVNELPPKDRDIAMVFQNYALYPHMNVYDNMAFGLKLRKLPKDEIDRRVREVAKILQIEHLLDRKPKALSGGQRQRVAMGRAIVREPAVFLMDEPLSNLDAKLRVQMRAEITRLHQRLKTTTIYVTHDQTEAMTMGDRIVVMKDGVIQQVDTPMNLYRQPRNKFVAGFIGSPSMNFLKVVVKEEEGNIWLTAPGLKLKVPEGKQNGIRAYPGKEVIMGIRPEHIHDEPVALETYPDSQLQAPVEVVELLGAEIYLHLKVGEQEVTARVAARQPYRMGDKVTLAVDMNHLHLFDPDTELAIL, from the coding sequence ATGGCTCAAGTGATTTTGCGCAATGTTTACAAGCGCTATGGCGAAGTGGAGGTTGTTTCCAACTTTAATCTGGAAATCAAGGATCAGGAGTTTGTAGTTTTTGTGGGACCATCAGGCTGCGGCAAGTCTACTACCCTGCGTATGATCGCTGGACTGGAGGATATATCCGCAGGGGAGCTGTATATTGGCGACCGTCTGGTCAATGAACTGCCCCCTAAAGACCGCGATATTGCCATGGTTTTCCAGAATTATGCTCTGTATCCGCATATGAATGTTTATGATAACATGGCTTTTGGCCTGAAACTGCGCAAATTGCCGAAAGACGAGATTGACAGGCGGGTGCGAGAAGTGGCGAAAATCCTGCAAATCGAGCACTTGCTGGACAGAAAGCCGAAAGCTTTGTCAGGTGGTCAGCGCCAGCGGGTAGCTATGGGACGCGCTATTGTTCGCGAACCGGCTGTTTTCCTGATGGACGAGCCTCTTTCCAACCTGGATGCCAAGTTACGGGTACAGATGCGTGCGGAAATCACCCGTTTGCATCAACGACTGAAAACTACCACTATTTATGTTACCCATGACCAGACAGAAGCCATGACCATGGGTGACCGGATTGTGGTGATGAAAGATGGCGTCATTCAGCAGGTAGACACCCCCATGAACCTTTATCGCCAGCCGCGGAATAAATTTGTGGCTGGATTTATCGGTAGTCCCAGCATGAACTTCCTGAAGGTGGTAGTAAAAGAGGAGGAAGGAAACATTTGGCTGACTGCACCGGGACTGAAATTGAAGGTGCCTGAGGGTAAGCAGAACGGAATCAGAGCCTATCCTGGTAAAGAAGTGATTATGGGCATCAGGCCGGAACATATTCATGATGAACCGGTAGCACTGGAAACCTACCCTGACAGTCAACTGCAGGCACCTGTTGAAGTGGTGGAGCTGTTAGGGGCGGAAATATACCTGCATCTTAAGGTAGGCGAACAGGAGGTGACAGCCCGGGTGGCGGCACGCCAGCCTTACCGCATGGGGGATAAGGTAACTCTGGCGGTAGACATGAACCACCTGCACTTGTTTGATCCTGACACTGAACTGGCCATTTTATGA
- a CDS encoding LacI family DNA-binding transcriptional regulator, with protein sequence MAPTIKDVAKLAGVNPSTVSRVLANNPKISEETRQRVLQAMKELGYHPNLVARNLVTRSTETIGLVMPRAAEEVFLNPFFPEVIRGISSVARREGYDLLLATGETEQEEKEAVLRMVRGRRVDGVILLVSRVDNQLGAELQARKFPAALVGKPLHDWDMCWVDNDNIEAAYQATAYLLGLGHRRIGCIIGSLEFVVSLDRLDGYKKALQEFGVGFDRSLVAHGEYTQEGGERAMLELLDRHPDLTAVVVADDLMAFGAIQAVRERGMKVPRDVSVVGFNNVPMARFTAPPLTSVEIFTYELGVRVTELLIEKIRNPARKAGHDFIRTELVIRKSCAPAKEAKN encoded by the coding sequence GTGGCGCCAACAATAAAAGATGTAGCTAAACTGGCAGGGGTGAATCCATCTACTGTTTCAAGAGTGCTGGCCAATAACCCCAAAATCAGTGAGGAAACCAGGCAGCGGGTTTTGCAGGCCATGAAAGAGCTGGGGTATCATCCCAACCTGGTAGCCCGCAATCTGGTGACACGCAGTACGGAAACTATTGGCCTGGTTATGCCCCGGGCTGCCGAAGAGGTATTCCTCAACCCATTCTTTCCGGAAGTAATCCGTGGCATCAGTTCGGTGGCCAGGCGGGAAGGCTATGACTTGCTGCTGGCTACCGGGGAAACGGAACAGGAGGAAAAGGAAGCGGTTCTGCGCATGGTCAGAGGGCGCAGAGTAGATGGCGTAATCTTGCTGGTATCCCGGGTTGATAACCAGCTGGGGGCGGAATTACAGGCCCGCAAGTTTCCTGCGGCTCTGGTGGGCAAGCCGTTGCATGACTGGGATATGTGCTGGGTTGATAATGATAATATCGAAGCTGCTTATCAGGCCACAGCATATTTGCTGGGATTAGGACACCGGCGGATCGGCTGTATTATCGGGTCGCTGGAGTTTGTAGTCAGCCTGGATCGTCTGGATGGGTATAAAAAGGCTCTGCAGGAGTTCGGGGTCGGTTTTGACCGCAGTCTGGTAGCCCATGGTGAGTATACCCAGGAAGGGGGAGAGCGGGCCATGCTGGAACTGCTGGACCGGCATCCTGATTTGACGGCTGTTGTTGTGGCGGATGACCTGATGGCTTTCGGTGCTATCCAGGCGGTTAGGGAACGGGGGATGAAAGTACCGCGGGATGTTTCAGTAGTGGGGTTTAATAATGTCCCTATGGCCCGGTTTACGGCTCCGCCTTTAACGAGTGTGGAGATTTTTACCTATGAGCTGGGAGTGCGGGTAACGGAACTCTTGATCGAGAAGATACGCAACCCGGCCCGGAAAGCTGGACATGATTTTATCAGGACCGAACTGGTGATTCGCAAATCCTGTGCTCCGGCAAAGGAGGCTAAAAACTGA